In the genome of Myxococcus stipitatus, one region contains:
- a CDS encoding hybrid sensor histidine kinase/response regulator, whose translation MPNEVSADSAVLAGVSAPGVLLVDDNPANLLSLEAILEPLNVTLTKASSGEQALRFLLREDYAVILLDVRMAGMNGFETASLIKQRERTRNVPIIFLTAYGRDDSELVAGYSTGAVDFLQKPFPPEVLRSKVSVFVELFRAQHQVRAQAELLRRKEAEARELAHRAAGHIDRLRDFTARLSEANTVRDVCRALFEQGLVAAGAKAGAVNLLDEEGGALEIVDAVGYPEQVLAKWRRIPLSNPVPLTEAVREQRPIWLGSLDEWQGRYPHLNAHGIHESAIALPLLVKGRTLGAIGLSFARARLFTEMDRAFFSALAHACAQALEQVRLITEERRAHEELRRRSEFEQQLVGIVSHDLRNPLAAIAMSVGLLEKKEPLSDSQRRTVQRIGQSSERAARMIRDLLDFTKARLGGGIPLHRRPMDLGEVVTQVLDEVQVAHPSRHVDVDVPPGVLGEWDPDRIAQVVANLLSNALVYSPSDAPVRLCARAEGGQVLLSVFNGGAPIPAELLPRLFEPMTRGTLKEGQSNRSIGLGLYIVRDIVRGHGGGVEVVSSEEHGTTFSVRLPLRPG comes from the coding sequence ATGCCGAACGAGGTGTCGGCGGATTCCGCCGTGCTCGCGGGAGTGAGCGCGCCGGGGGTGCTGCTGGTGGATGACAACCCCGCGAATCTCTTGTCGCTGGAGGCCATCCTCGAGCCGCTGAACGTGACGCTGACCAAGGCGTCGTCGGGGGAGCAGGCGCTGCGCTTCCTCCTGCGGGAGGACTACGCCGTCATCCTCCTGGACGTGCGCATGGCGGGGATGAACGGCTTCGAGACGGCGTCGCTCATCAAGCAGCGCGAGCGCACGCGCAACGTCCCCATCATCTTCCTCACCGCGTACGGGCGCGACGACTCGGAGCTGGTCGCGGGCTACTCCACGGGCGCGGTGGACTTCCTCCAGAAGCCCTTTCCTCCCGAGGTGCTGCGCTCGAAGGTGTCCGTCTTCGTGGAGCTGTTCCGCGCGCAGCACCAGGTGCGGGCCCAGGCGGAGCTCCTGCGGCGCAAGGAGGCGGAGGCGCGGGAGCTGGCGCACCGGGCCGCGGGCCACATCGACCGGCTGCGCGACTTCACCGCGCGGTTGTCGGAGGCCAACACGGTGCGGGACGTGTGCCGCGCCCTCTTCGAGCAGGGGCTGGTGGCCGCGGGCGCGAAGGCGGGCGCCGTCAACCTGCTGGACGAGGAAGGCGGCGCGCTGGAAATCGTGGACGCGGTGGGCTACCCGGAGCAGGTGCTGGCCAAGTGGCGGCGCATCCCGCTCTCCAACCCGGTGCCGCTGACGGAGGCCGTGCGCGAGCAGCGGCCCATCTGGCTGGGCTCCCTGGACGAGTGGCAGGGCCGCTACCCGCACCTCAACGCGCACGGCATCCACGAGTCCGCCATCGCGCTGCCGCTGCTGGTGAAGGGGCGGACGCTGGGGGCCATCGGCCTGTCGTTCGCCCGCGCGCGGCTGTTCACGGAGATGGACCGGGCCTTCTTCTCCGCGCTGGCGCACGCGTGCGCGCAGGCGCTGGAGCAGGTGCGCCTCATCACCGAGGAGCGCCGCGCCCACGAGGAGCTGCGCCGCCGCTCGGAGTTCGAGCAGCAGCTGGTGGGCATCGTCTCGCACGACTTGCGCAACCCCTTGGCCGCCATCGCCATGTCGGTGGGCCTGCTGGAGAAGAAGGAGCCGCTGTCCGACTCGCAGCGGCGCACGGTGCAGCGCATCGGCCAGTCCAGCGAGCGCGCGGCGCGGATGATTCGGGACCTGCTCGACTTCACCAAGGCGCGGCTGGGTGGCGGCATCCCGCTGCACCGGCGGCCCATGGACCTGGGCGAGGTGGTGACGCAGGTGCTGGACGAGGTGCAGGTGGCGCACCCGAGCCGGCACGTGGACGTGGACGTGCCGCCCGGCGTGCTGGGCGAGTGGGACCCGGACCGCATCGCGCAGGTGGTGGCGAACCTGCTCTCCAACGCCCTGGTCTACAGCCCCAGCGACGCGCCGGTGCGACTGTGCGCCCGCGCCGAGGGAGGGCAGGTGCTCCTGAGCGTCTTCAATGGCGGAGCGCCCATCCCGGCGGAGCTGCTGCCGCGCCTGTTCGAGCCCATGACGCGCGGGACGCTCAAGGAAGGCCAGTCCAACCGCAGCATCGGCCTGGGCCTCTACATCGTCCGCGACATCGTCCGCGGCCATGGGGGCGGGGTGGAGGTCGTCTCCTCCGAGGAGCACGGCACCACCTTCTCGGTCCGCCTGCCGCTGCGTCCGGGGTGA
- a CDS encoding response regulator has protein sequence MCTPSLVLLVEDHDDSRELLEEFLTMEGFAVETAGNGQSAWERLRRLPRPDAVVLDLMMPVMSGWELMRHVREDDQLRALPVVVVSGAGNSQPLPEGVRATVPKPVDLGELRATLARVVSAAR, from the coding sequence ATGTGCACGCCAAGCCTCGTCCTCCTGGTGGAGGACCACGATGACAGCCGGGAACTGCTGGAGGAGTTCCTGACGATGGAGGGCTTCGCCGTGGAGACGGCGGGCAATGGGCAGTCCGCGTGGGAGCGGCTGCGGCGGCTGCCTCGGCCGGACGCGGTGGTGCTGGACCTGATGATGCCGGTGATGAGCGGGTGGGAGCTGATGCGCCACGTCCGCGAGGATGACCAGCTGCGCGCCCTGCCCGTGGTGGTGGTGTCCGGCGCGGGCAACAGCCAGCCGCTTCCGGAGGGCGTACGCGCCACGGTGCCCAAGCCGGTGGACCTGGGAGAGCTGCGAGCGACGCTGGCCCGCGTGGTGAGCGCGGCGCGCTGA
- a CDS encoding helix-turn-helix transcriptional regulator, translating to MKTHPEGSASTRKPAKVRPRRASDRARLSRQQLERRLALSVGEEARSARMRAGLTQADVAERIGIAAEVYGRMERGKMMPSVPTLFRLCLALRLSADVGMGLVTAVSVGAALWEEDSRDKDHLPEMRRLLRTLRRMSRSQLKLVNQVATAILPQR from the coding sequence GTGAAGACCCACCCTGAAGGTTCTGCCTCCACCCGCAAGCCAGCCAAGGTCCGCCCGAGGCGAGCCAGCGACCGTGCCCGGCTGTCGCGTCAGCAGCTGGAGCGCCGCCTGGCGCTGAGTGTCGGTGAGGAGGCCCGGTCCGCGCGGATGCGCGCGGGGCTGACGCAAGCGGATGTGGCCGAGCGCATCGGTATCGCGGCGGAGGTCTACGGGCGGATGGAGCGCGGGAAGATGATGCCCAGCGTGCCCACGCTGTTCCGGCTGTGTCTGGCGTTGCGCCTGTCCGCGGACGTGGGGATGGGATTGGTGACGGCGGTCTCGGTCGGGGCGGCGCTGTGGGAGGAGGACTCGCGCGACAAGGACCACCTGCCGGAGATGCGGCGGCTGCTTCGCACGCTGCGCCGCATGTCCCGGAGCCAGCTCAAGCTGGTGAATCAGGTCGCCACCGCCATCCTCCCGCAGCGCTGA
- a CDS encoding protein kinase domain-containing protein, with translation MSPPSFDTSAPPQVLLRSGRASYELVKSLGAAHHGELLLARRRYESDFCGYAVIKRPLQDSASAEHRLLEEGRLTALLHHPNVASVHHLKGPDDTAVLVFEHTPGHRLDTLLEASARSQLPFTEGFALYVAAEVAEALHHAHTLTDEEGRPLRVVHRDVSPHNILITEHGAVKLLDFGAASSTRSDEEQRAAPPVSLAYAAPEHVARQPLDGRADLFSLGLVLLQLLTGRHLFEGADRFEAERRRRREHELPSAAPTHEAALDAAMQEAVGLAASRELRRRIRAYGHEDLEDALRAVPVAFQPLLRGTLAPEREERFGTGAELARALRLYARRAGLVFGRPEALAEVTGLRYAALRVQAGASPEEVMEDRLLPEEDPAG, from the coding sequence ATGTCGCCGCCGTCGTTCGACACCTCCGCGCCACCGCAAGTGCTGCTGCGGTCCGGCCGGGCCTCGTACGAGCTCGTCAAGTCGCTGGGGGCCGCGCACCATGGGGAGCTGCTGCTCGCCCGGCGCCGCTACGAGTCGGACTTCTGTGGCTACGCGGTCATCAAGCGCCCGCTCCAGGACAGCGCCAGCGCCGAGCACCGCCTCCTGGAGGAAGGCCGCCTCACCGCGCTGTTGCACCACCCCAACGTCGCGTCGGTGCACCACCTCAAGGGTCCTGACGACACGGCGGTGCTCGTGTTCGAGCACACCCCCGGCCACCGGCTGGACACGCTGCTGGAGGCGTCCGCGCGCTCGCAGCTCCCCTTCACGGAGGGCTTCGCGCTCTACGTCGCCGCCGAGGTCGCCGAGGCGCTCCACCACGCCCACACCCTCACCGACGAGGAGGGCCGCCCGCTGCGCGTGGTCCACCGCGACGTGTCTCCGCACAACATCCTCATCACCGAGCACGGCGCGGTGAAGCTGCTCGACTTCGGCGCCGCGTCGTCCACGCGCTCGGACGAGGAGCAGCGCGCGGCCCCGCCGGTGAGCCTGGCCTACGCCGCGCCCGAGCACGTCGCGCGGCAGCCGCTGGACGGGCGCGCGGACCTGTTCAGCCTGGGGCTGGTGCTGCTGCAGCTCCTCACGGGGCGCCACCTGTTCGAGGGCGCGGACCGCTTCGAGGCCGAGCGCCGCCGCCGCCGCGAGCATGAACTGCCGTCCGCCGCGCCGACGCACGAGGCGGCGCTGGACGCGGCGATGCAGGAGGCGGTGGGCCTGGCGGCCTCGCGCGAGCTGCGCCGGAGGATTCGGGCCTACGGGCACGAGGACCTGGAGGACGCGCTGCGCGCGGTGCCGGTGGCCTTCCAGCCGCTCCTGCGCGGCACGCTGGCGCCGGAGCGGGAGGAGCGCTTCGGCACCGGCGCGGAGCTGGCGCGCGCGCTGCGGCTGTACGCGCGCCGCGCGGGGCTCGTGTTCGGCCGGCCGGAGGCGCTCGCGGAGGTGACGGGCCTGCGCTACGCCGCCCTGCGCGTCCAGGCGGGCGCGTCCCCGGAAGAGGTGATGGAGGACAGACTCCTGCCGGAGGAGGACCCCGCGGGCTGA
- a CDS encoding sensor histidine kinase, which produces MLDFQWTSLNAAAEHFVHDWGVPPVVSRWEPQGLRGVELESCVRVWATGIPLSSTLRLSRDGLEACFQVVGLKEADGLVLWLLEPATEDAEGLRDALEQEREARRRAEGALEGTRDVQAREELLRLALSMARMVAWEWTEGRRAVTWSQDADGFFGQLPGALGSSLPGFLSCVLAEDRPKVARGIEQALAVDGAYTLKFRCRHVDGATHWYEAVGQSFHEGERPHRMVGVVMDCTEREHAEAALREAEERYRLAARATHDVLWDCDLGTGRVLWDAGQEELFGYGRDAADHDISWWTERLHPDEREGVSTGLHDFIASDRAAWQAEYRFLCHDGTWAHVLDRGVLSRDAAGRPVRMIGSMMDITERKRALERLAEEAQFRERFIGILGHDLRNPLNAITLSARALRRRTAMNSSQQQMAQRIEASAERMGTMISDILDLTRARLSGGIPLQVAPANLSIVCRQVVEELSAVHPDRSIAFDVDGRSDGVWDADRLAQVLSNLVGNALEHGDQDAPVLLRCLDVEARQVVEVHNPGAPIPAPQLATLFDPFRQAGVAREKGRRRGGLGLGLFIVREIVHAHGGSVDVRSSERDGTTFTVTLPRDARRSTR; this is translated from the coding sequence GTGCTCGACTTTCAGTGGACGTCGCTCAACGCGGCGGCGGAGCACTTCGTCCATGACTGGGGGGTGCCCCCGGTGGTGTCCCGCTGGGAGCCCCAGGGCCTGCGGGGCGTGGAGCTGGAGTCCTGCGTGCGGGTGTGGGCCACGGGCATTCCCCTGTCGTCCACCCTGAGGCTCTCCCGCGACGGGCTGGAGGCCTGCTTCCAGGTGGTGGGCCTCAAGGAGGCGGACGGACTCGTCTTATGGCTCCTGGAGCCCGCCACCGAGGACGCGGAGGGCCTGCGCGACGCGCTGGAGCAGGAGCGCGAGGCGCGGCGGCGCGCGGAGGGCGCGCTGGAGGGCACCCGCGACGTGCAGGCCCGCGAGGAGCTCCTGCGGCTGGCCTTGTCCATGGCGCGCATGGTGGCGTGGGAGTGGACGGAGGGGCGGCGCGCGGTGACCTGGTCCCAGGACGCGGACGGCTTCTTCGGCCAGCTCCCCGGGGCGCTGGGCAGCTCGCTGCCGGGCTTCCTGTCGTGTGTCCTGGCGGAGGACCGGCCCAAGGTGGCGCGCGGAATCGAACAGGCGCTGGCCGTGGATGGGGCCTACACCCTCAAGTTCCGCTGCCGGCACGTGGACGGCGCCACGCACTGGTACGAGGCCGTGGGCCAGAGCTTCCATGAAGGAGAGCGCCCCCACCGCATGGTGGGGGTGGTGATGGACTGCACGGAGCGCGAGCACGCGGAGGCCGCGCTGCGGGAGGCGGAGGAGCGCTACCGGCTGGCGGCGCGCGCCACGCATGACGTGCTGTGGGATTGCGATTTGGGCACCGGGCGCGTGCTGTGGGATGCGGGGCAGGAGGAGCTGTTCGGCTATGGACGCGACGCCGCGGACCACGACATCTCCTGGTGGACCGAGCGGCTGCACCCGGACGAGCGCGAAGGGGTGTCCACGGGGCTGCACGACTTCATCGCCTCCGACCGGGCCGCGTGGCAGGCGGAGTACCGCTTCCTCTGCCATGACGGCACCTGGGCGCACGTGCTGGACAGAGGGGTGCTGTCGCGCGACGCCGCGGGCCGGCCCGTGCGGATGATTGGCTCGATGATGGACATCACCGAGCGCAAGCGCGCGCTGGAGCGGCTGGCGGAGGAGGCGCAGTTCCGGGAGCGGTTCATCGGCATCCTGGGCCACGACTTGCGCAATCCGCTCAACGCCATCACCTTGTCCGCTCGGGCCCTGCGTCGGCGCACGGCCATGAACTCCTCCCAGCAGCAGATGGCCCAGCGCATCGAGGCGAGTGCCGAGCGCATGGGCACCATGATTTCAGACATCCTGGACCTGACGCGGGCGCGGCTGTCGGGGGGCATCCCCTTGCAGGTGGCGCCCGCGAACCTGTCCATCGTGTGCCGGCAGGTGGTGGAGGAGCTGTCCGCGGTCCACCCCGACCGCTCCATCGCCTTCGACGTGGACGGTCGTTCGGACGGGGTGTGGGACGCGGACCGGCTGGCGCAGGTGCTCAGCAACCTGGTGGGCAACGCGCTGGAGCACGGCGACCAGGATGCCCCCGTGTTGCTGCGGTGCCTGGACGTGGAGGCCCGGCAGGTGGTGGAAGTCCACAACCCCGGTGCCCCCATCCCCGCGCCTCAGCTGGCCACGCTGTTCGACCCGTTCCGCCAGGCGGGGGTCGCCCGGGAGAAGGGGCGGCGCCGCGGCGGACTGGGGCTGGGACTGTTCATCGTGCGAGAGATTGTCCATGCGCACGGAGGAAGCGTGGACGTGCGCTCCTCCGAGCGGGACGGGACGACCTTCACCGTGACGCTCCCGCGCGACGCCCGCCGCTCCACGCGCTGA
- a CDS encoding HAMP domain-containing sensor histidine kinase, producing MVLDVHNTGEPTPPEVLPHLFDPFRRGRAGESPDSGNSGGLGLSIVEQIVKGHGGRIEVTSSAADGTRFRVTLPREPTWA from the coding sequence GTGGTGCTCGACGTGCACAACACCGGCGAGCCCACCCCGCCCGAAGTCCTGCCCCACCTGTTCGACCCGTTCCGCCGGGGAAGGGCGGGCGAAAGTCCGGACAGCGGCAACAGCGGGGGCCTGGGCCTCTCCATCGTGGAGCAAATCGTGAAAGGACACGGGGGCCGCATCGAGGTGACGTCCTCGGCGGCGGACGGAACCCGGTTCCGGGTGACACTTCCGCGCGAGCCGACGTGGGCCTGA
- a CDS encoding TonB-dependent receptor domain-containing protein encodes MLLLLPVWGALARGPSAEDAGTPDAGGVAVEATLSRTDAGWSVEGLTPDADAGVAVAQPVFVPPSLAQDSPAPYPPELAPERIAGVVRLELWIDEAGEVETATLVLGVHPLLDRAALHAAPSLRFTPATLDGQPVAVRLAFEYRFEAPAPVAGAASEAPVTLRGLVRTKGHRRPIAGATLVSDSAPDAPVQTDVEGRFEARWPAGGQRVRVTAPGHKPGVFLEALQTREALEVVYGLAPLVINPYETVVRGDRERTEVSRVTLHDAELREVPGTMGDPFRVIMLLPGVGSMLSGVAYPVVRGSQPAATGYFLDGIRVPILFHLFLGPAVIHPDFIDAIDFFPGSPPPRYGRLLGGAIEGRLTRPRDDRVHGSAYADLINAGFFLETPFKSTGTNVSVAGRYSYTPWLIALAANRLQDPPPSGRLNSKVVLDFWDYQLRVEQDVGAGKLRLFAFGSSDTFGTEAQDAFGETGLQSILFHRVDLRHRHPVGGGELELGVTWGLDRFSVISSNPPDEDTSIHIDQGTWAARVGYTLPLRQDVTLRLGGDADHKRAVVAFHERTPDEETDERAPVALATFMGAWAELVFQPTPTWSVVPGLRVDNYHLSPGIDRTAVEPRLTLRHQLTDAVVLKGSAGLFHQPPTSLISLPVVDVGSLFLGLQQGAQFSLGAEWKVLQGLDVGLDVYVNPLVRTIELTPFADEGLVDDPSPVPDPGDGSGIPDRDDLNLPDLKSRGLAHGLELLVRHPLGDNWFGWLSYTLQRSVRRTRFYRYDADGNVRGESVANLPFAFDQTHVLNLVLSYKFSNSVTLGGVLHFNTGRPEYGTLGTQTHRMGRDSFGRASWVKVDRDAVDRLPGFFRFDMRLSKSWVYETFSLEAYLDMLNVTISRETVSFEYDGGGGRPLSKKAVGLPIVLPILGVKGRY; translated from the coding sequence GTGCTGCTGCTCCTTCCTGTCTGGGGTGCTCTCGCGCGGGGGCCTTCCGCCGAGGATGCGGGAACCCCCGATGCGGGAGGGGTGGCGGTGGAGGCGACCCTGTCGCGCACCGACGCGGGCTGGTCGGTGGAGGGGCTGACCCCAGACGCGGACGCGGGTGTCGCCGTGGCCCAGCCCGTCTTCGTCCCGCCCTCGCTGGCGCAGGACTCGCCCGCGCCGTACCCGCCGGAGCTCGCCCCGGAGCGCATCGCGGGTGTCGTGCGGTTGGAGTTGTGGATTGACGAGGCGGGGGAGGTGGAGACCGCGACGTTGGTGCTGGGCGTCCACCCGCTGTTGGACAGGGCCGCGCTGCACGCCGCGCCGTCCCTGCGCTTCACCCCCGCGACGTTGGATGGCCAACCCGTGGCGGTGCGCCTGGCCTTCGAGTACCGCTTCGAGGCCCCCGCGCCCGTCGCCGGCGCGGCCTCCGAGGCCCCCGTCACGCTGCGGGGCCTGGTGCGCACCAAGGGCCACCGCCGCCCCATCGCCGGTGCCACGCTGGTGTCGGACAGCGCACCGGACGCGCCCGTGCAGACGGACGTGGAGGGCCGCTTCGAGGCGCGCTGGCCCGCGGGCGGTCAGCGCGTCCGGGTGACGGCGCCCGGCCACAAGCCCGGCGTCTTCCTGGAGGCGCTCCAGACGCGCGAGGCGCTGGAGGTGGTGTACGGGCTGGCGCCGCTGGTCATCAACCCGTACGAGACGGTGGTGCGGGGAGACCGCGAGCGCACGGAGGTCAGCCGCGTCACGCTGCACGACGCGGAGCTGCGGGAGGTGCCCGGGACGATGGGGGACCCGTTCCGCGTCATCATGCTGCTGCCGGGCGTGGGCAGCATGCTGTCCGGCGTGGCCTACCCGGTGGTGCGCGGCAGCCAGCCCGCGGCCACGGGCTACTTCCTGGACGGCATCCGCGTCCCCATCCTCTTCCACCTGTTCCTGGGCCCGGCCGTCATCCACCCGGACTTCATCGACGCCATCGACTTCTTCCCCGGCTCACCGCCGCCTCGCTACGGGCGGCTGCTGGGAGGCGCCATCGAGGGCCGCCTCACCCGGCCCCGGGACGACCGCGTCCATGGCAGCGCGTACGCGGACCTCATCAACGCGGGCTTCTTCCTGGAGACGCCCTTCAAGTCCACCGGCACCAACGTCAGCGTCGCGGGCCGCTATTCCTATACGCCGTGGCTCATCGCGCTCGCGGCCAACCGGCTCCAGGACCCGCCGCCTTCGGGGCGCCTCAACTCGAAGGTGGTGCTCGACTTCTGGGACTACCAGCTGCGCGTGGAGCAGGACGTGGGGGCGGGGAAGCTGCGGCTGTTCGCCTTCGGCTCCTCGGACACCTTCGGCACCGAGGCCCAGGACGCATTCGGCGAGACGGGGCTCCAGTCCATCCTCTTCCACCGCGTCGACCTGCGGCACCGCCACCCCGTGGGCGGCGGCGAGCTGGAGCTGGGTGTGACGTGGGGGCTGGACCGCTTCTCCGTCATCAGCAGCAACCCGCCCGACGAGGACACCTCCATCCACATCGACCAGGGCACGTGGGCCGCGCGCGTGGGCTACACCCTGCCGCTGCGCCAGGACGTGACGCTGCGGCTGGGCGGCGACGCGGACCACAAGCGCGCCGTCGTCGCCTTCCACGAGCGGACGCCCGACGAGGAGACGGATGAGCGGGCCCCGGTGGCGCTGGCCACCTTCATGGGCGCGTGGGCGGAGCTGGTGTTCCAGCCCACGCCGACGTGGTCCGTGGTGCCGGGGCTGCGCGTGGACAACTACCACCTGTCGCCGGGCATCGACCGGACGGCGGTGGAGCCTCGGCTCACGCTGCGCCACCAGCTCACCGACGCGGTGGTGCTCAAGGGCTCCGCGGGCCTGTTCCACCAGCCGCCCACGTCCCTCATCAGCCTGCCCGTGGTGGACGTGGGCAGCCTCTTCCTGGGGCTCCAGCAGGGCGCGCAGTTCTCGCTCGGCGCGGAGTGGAAGGTGCTCCAGGGCCTGGACGTGGGGCTGGACGTGTACGTCAACCCGCTGGTGCGGACCATCGAGCTGACGCCCTTCGCCGACGAGGGCCTGGTGGATGACCCCAGCCCGGTGCCGGACCCCGGCGATGGCTCCGGCATCCCGGACCGGGATGACTTGAACCTGCCGGACCTCAAGAGCCGGGGCCTGGCCCATGGCCTGGAACTGCTCGTGCGCCATCCCCTGGGCGACAACTGGTTCGGCTGGCTCTCCTATACGTTGCAGCGCAGCGTGCGCCGCACGCGCTTCTACCGGTACGACGCGGACGGCAACGTGCGGGGAGAGTCCGTGGCGAACCTGCCCTTCGCCTTCGACCAGACACACGTCCTCAACCTGGTGCTCAGCTACAAGTTCTCCAACAGCGTGACGCTGGGCGGGGTGCTGCACTTCAACACGGGCCGCCCCGAGTACGGCACGCTGGGCACGCAGACGCACCGCATGGGCCGGGACAGCTTCGGCCGCGCCTCGTGGGTGAAGGTGGACCGGGACGCGGTGGACCGGCTGCCCGGCTTCTTCCGCTTCGACATGCGCCTGTCCAAGTCGTGGGTGTACGAGACGTTCAGCCTGGAGGCGTACCTGGACATGCTCAACGTCACCATCAGCCGGGAGACGGTGAGCTTCGAGTACGACGGCGGCGGAGGCCGCCCCCTCTCGAAGAAGGCGGTGGGGCTGCCCATCGTCCTGCCCATCCTTGGGGTGAAGGGGCGATACTGA
- a CDS encoding MbnH family di-heme enzyme, which translates to MTRAWQVSVVVAAVAAAGCGDSGPGAPAPYVWSLPAGFPEPFVPEDNPMSEAKVELGRHLFYDVRLSGNGTMSCASCHEQSRAFSDGKVTPVGSTGDRVPRNAPGLANVAYLDTYTWANPVLETLESQALVPLFGEHPTELGLTSRLEEALGRLRADARYAELFRAAFPGEADPVSRTSIVKALASFQRTLMSGTSPYDRYLQGETSALSASARRGMELFFGERAECYHCHSGRHLSNSFRAKGMQRQPVAFFNTGLYDLNGQGAYPPQNPGLYEFTLNVLDQGRFRVPPLRNVELTAPYMHDGSIPTLEAVIDLYMAGGRNVLEGPYAGDGRRNPNKDPLVRPFELSDSEKADLIAFLKSLTDTAFLSDPRFSNPWE; encoded by the coding sequence ATGACGCGTGCGTGGCAGGTGAGCGTGGTGGTGGCCGCGGTGGCGGCCGCCGGGTGTGGGGACAGCGGGCCGGGGGCGCCGGCGCCGTATGTGTGGAGCCTGCCGGCGGGGTTCCCCGAGCCCTTCGTGCCCGAGGACAACCCCATGTCCGAGGCGAAGGTGGAACTGGGGCGCCACCTCTTCTACGACGTGCGGCTGTCTGGCAATGGCACCATGTCGTGCGCCAGCTGCCACGAGCAGTCGCGGGCGTTCTCGGATGGGAAGGTCACGCCGGTGGGGTCGACGGGGGACCGGGTCCCCCGCAACGCGCCGGGACTGGCGAACGTGGCCTACCTGGACACGTATACGTGGGCCAATCCGGTGCTGGAGACGCTGGAGTCGCAGGCCCTGGTGCCGCTGTTCGGCGAGCACCCCACGGAGCTGGGGTTGACGTCCCGGCTGGAGGAGGCGCTCGGGCGGCTCCGGGCGGACGCGCGGTACGCGGAGCTGTTCCGCGCGGCGTTCCCGGGCGAGGCGGACCCGGTGAGTCGCACGTCCATCGTGAAGGCGCTGGCGTCCTTCCAGCGGACGCTGATGTCGGGGACCTCCCCGTATGACCGCTACCTGCAGGGGGAGACCTCGGCGCTGTCCGCCTCGGCGCGCCGGGGGATGGAGCTGTTCTTCGGCGAGCGGGCCGAGTGCTACCACTGCCACAGCGGGCGACACCTCTCGAACTCGTTCCGGGCGAAGGGGATGCAGCGGCAGCCGGTGGCGTTCTTCAACACGGGCCTGTACGACCTGAACGGGCAGGGGGCCTACCCGCCCCAGAACCCGGGCCTCTATGAGTTCACCCTCAACGTGCTGGACCAGGGGCGCTTCCGGGTGCCCCCGCTGCGCAACGTGGAGCTGACGGCGCCGTACATGCACGACGGCAGCATCCCCACGCTGGAGGCGGTCATCGACCTCTACATGGCCGGTGGGCGCAACGTGCTGGAGGGCCCGTATGCGGGCGATGGGCGGCGCAATCCGAACAAGGACCCGCTGGTGCGGCCCTTCGAGCTGTCCGATTCGGAGAAGGCCGACCTCATCGCCTTCCTGAAGAGCCTCACGGACACGGCGTTCTTGAGCGACCCGCGCTTCTCCAATCCGTGGGAGTGA
- a CDS encoding MbnP family copper-binding protein, which translates to MNAVRKSARWVLLPTLLLLQACGDDEERRKTYTVRFSPQVRQEALTCEGLYTDIGTSRSTLELLDFEMFVRDVTLVRANGERHPLKLEQDGQWQRDTIALLDFEDGTGACRTGGSAEMHREVVGSAPEHDDYTRLEFKVGLAPERNHLDYQVETRPLSHGDMWWGWQMGYKFIKLDVRTPANAAYVFHLGAVGCKGSVGEGYTCASDSQATILLEEFSPEKNQVVLDVAGLFSELDVNKAPNGTSDMMAGCMSIAGDPECPALFSQVGLSPDGSPKALPKTFFRVR; encoded by the coding sequence ATGAACGCCGTCCGGAAGTCCGCTCGCTGGGTGCTTCTCCCCACCCTGTTGCTCTTGCAGGCCTGTGGTGATGACGAGGAGCGCCGCAAGACCTACACCGTGCGCTTCAGCCCCCAGGTCCGCCAGGAGGCGCTGACCTGCGAGGGGCTCTATACCGATATCGGGACGTCGCGGAGCACGCTCGAGCTGCTGGACTTCGAGATGTTCGTGCGGGACGTCACGCTGGTGCGCGCCAACGGCGAGCGTCATCCGCTGAAGCTGGAGCAGGACGGCCAGTGGCAGCGGGACACCATCGCCCTGCTCGACTTCGAGGATGGGACGGGCGCCTGCAGGACGGGGGGCTCGGCGGAGATGCACCGGGAGGTGGTGGGCTCGGCGCCGGAGCATGACGACTACACGCGCCTGGAGTTCAAGGTGGGGCTGGCCCCGGAGCGCAACCACCTGGACTACCAGGTGGAGACCCGGCCGCTGAGCCATGGGGACATGTGGTGGGGCTGGCAGATGGGCTACAAGTTCATCAAGCTGGATGTCCGCACGCCCGCGAACGCGGCGTACGTCTTCCATCTGGGCGCCGTCGGGTGCAAGGGCTCGGTGGGAGAGGGCTACACCTGTGCGTCCGACAGCCAGGCGACCATCCTCCTGGAGGAGTTCAGTCCGGAGAAGAACCAGGTCGTCCTGGACGTGGCGGGGCTGTTCTCGGAGCTGGACGTGAACAAGGCCCCCAACGGCACCTCGGACATGATGGCGGGCTGCATGTCGATTGCGGGGGACCCGGAGTGCCCGGCGCTCTTCTCGCAGGTCGGCCTGTCGCCGGACGGCAGTCCCAAGGCGCTTCCCAAGACGTTCTTCCGCGTGCGCTGA